TTGTGACTGTCATTTCAAACGTTTCGGAAACAAATGGAGATGAGACCGTGTAGTATCTATCAACAGAGCCAGAAGGGCGCTCAACACGGACTCGAACAAATTGTCCTGGTTGAGCAGTAAAATTGGTTGGGGTGTTAGCAGTAATAGCGAGTGCATCTGGTCCAACATCCTCAATCTGTGTAACGGTTGTAGTCATCCAATCCATGAACTAGAGTACGTGCTGCGCAGTCAAAATCACTCCGCTCAAAACATCAAAATACCAGTTGGCTACTCAGCCGTTGCAGTCAAGTTACGCACTATGAGAACCCAAGGCAGTAACAGTAGCGATCAGTACGCCGAGCACTCCTCCGCTGATGGTTCCAACCTGAACACCAGACATGGTCGTCTCACCTACTCCCCACGCAGCAATTGCACCGACAATGGCACCAAGAAGAATACCAATGACCAGACCACTAGCAATGAGAGAGAGTCGTTGCCGATCAGAAGATGCAATCCGTGGAGCAAGTCGGGCAATGAATGCACCAATGACGATGCCAGTTCCTGCACCAAACCCAGCACCAAGGGCAACACCTTGGCCGGCCAAGGTGCCAGCTGTCCCACCGACACCAGCACCAAGGGCAATACCACTGCCGACCGCCGTAGTGTCTAATTCGGACATTATTCTTAAAAGGTGATATGTATTCTTGTTATTTATATAATATGTAGTTATAAGAAGAAAACCCGTATAGAGCATTAGTGGATTTCAGTGGAGGTAGCCGACATATTGCTGCACGAGCTATGCAGTCTCACGTCAAGTGGATATCACTCAAAGAGGTGTGGATGGTTCCTTGAGCGCCACGGAGAGAGACTCTATAGCAAACAGAAAAAGATTGGATGCACGGGACCGGATTTGAACCGGCGGACCCCTACGGGACAGCGTCCTAAGCGCTGCGCCGTTTCCAGGCTTGGCTACCCGCGCTCACGACCTCAGTCGGTCGCATGCAGATGTATGTACGGAAGCATGATAAACGCTAAGATTTAGATCCGACATAACTATTCAAGCGATAACAAACAAAAACAGAGAAATCGGACTATCGAAAAATCACAATAGTGCTGCACCGTCGTATTTTGAGCGATTATAGTCGATTTCCAGTAGTTTGAGAATCGTCGGTGCAATGTCAAGCAAATCAGTGTCCTTGATCTCAGCCTCTGGATGGTCAATAAACAGCGAGGCATTATCGAACGTGTGCATGCCATTACGCGGGCCTGTGGAGAAGACGGAGGTATCATCGGTAAATTCAGCTTTCAGATCAAAGCCATTGTTCGGAATGATCGTCAAGTCAGGCGCAATAGAAGCATGTTCGCCACGGAACGCATCTTCTTTTTCAACAATGCGCTTACAAACTGGCTGTCCTTCTGGTCCTTCAAGCGATTGTAGGTCTTCTACCAGCTCATCACGGACCTCATCATAAGCATCGCCTGGCACGGAGCCTCGAGGTTCACGATCGTCGAGATTAAGATAGAGTCGCCCAGGGATAAGGGAGTAAGCTCGTGTATCAGATGTAATGTCGCTTAGTCCATCTGGATCGTCATCATCAAACGAGAGCCAGCCATTCTGCTGCAGCCAAGCGTTGATATCAACTTCATATTCAAGCGTAGTGAACCCGTGGTCGCTGGCAACAATAAGTGTCACATCATCCGGCAGCATGTCTCGAATCTGGCCAATATAGTCATCGAGTGTACGATAGAACTCGATAAATTCATCTGCGTACTTGCCATCGGATTCATAATCGCCAAATAGGAAATGATTCACTCGATCAGGAGTCATAAACACCCCAAAGAACAGATCCCAGTCATCCGCCCGTAGATATTTTTCGAAGGCTTCCATTCGTTTTTCGAGTGTTGCATACGCATCGTCGATGAAATCAGATTTGTCGTCCTGATGGCCAAGTTTTGCATCAACATCGATCCGGTAATCAATGGATTTCAGGAACTTCCTAAGTGAATCAGGATGAGCTGCTTTCTCAAGTTCAGGAGAAAGGAATCCAGACACCATCCGTTGTAGTTCACGCTGAGGAGGGAACGTGACAGGTACATTCATCACAGTTGCGTCACGGTCTGTCTGCTGAACGATATCCCAAACGCGCTCAGCCTGTACATCTTGGCCCATCGGGACATACGTATCATACGATCCAACCTCTCGATCCTGAAAGCCATATACGCCGGTCTGACCTGGGTTTTTGCCAGTTGTTAAGGCTGGCCAGCATGCACTGGACTCCGGAGGCACAATACTATCGATTGGACCAGCAGTGCCTTCGTCAGCGAGTGCAGCGAGGTTAGGAAGCTCATCAAAGTGCGAAGAGAGAAAGCTATACGGAACACCATCAATCCCTATGAAGGCAACGCGGGGATTTCCGCCTCCACGAATTCGGTCAAATAGCCCCATGTATATCACGCATTTATAGAAGTAACCACATCAATGTTAGCGTTACAAGCGGGCTGTGTCAGATAACCGAACATCACCATGGTCACTAAAAAATGCAGAGTAAAGCAGCATATCTGCCGGTTATTCCTCATCAAGCGATATTTCCGACTCTTCGTCCATCGACTGAGCCTCTTCGGGAACAACGGTCGGATGGTTAATGTGTGGCGGACCAGTCGTGTCTGCATTTGAGTCGGGGCGTTTGGCTGACATTCTGATTAGTCATTATACATTAATACTTAAAAGATTACTCATAATTATAATACATATCATGCGTAGAGAGATTACTATGGATTATGAGACAGATCAACACACTACAAAAAGAAGGCGATGACACGCCTATACTACAGCTCAGGTTTGACTTCCTCCCACGGATGAAGCCCGTGAGGTTTTGATAAGCTTCTATCAGATCACGCCCGCG
This portion of the Salinarchaeum sp. IM2453 genome encodes:
- a CDS encoding alkaline phosphatase family protein, producing MGLFDRIRGGGNPRVAFIGIDGVPYSFLSSHFDELPNLAALADEGTAGPIDSIVPPESSACWPALTTGKNPGQTGVYGFQDREVGSYDTYVPMGQDVQAERVWDIVQQTDRDATVMNVPVTFPPQRELQRMVSGFLSPELEKAAHPDSLRKFLKSIDYRIDVDAKLGHQDDKSDFIDDAYATLEKRMEAFEKYLRADDWDLFFGVFMTPDRVNHFLFGDYESDGKYADEFIEFYRTLDDYIGQIRDMLPDDVTLIVASDHGFTTLEYEVDINAWLQQNGWLSFDDDDPDGLSDITSDTRAYSLIPGRLYLNLDDREPRGSVPGDAYDEVRDELVEDLQSLEGPEGQPVCKRIVEKEDAFRGEHASIAPDLTIIPNNGFDLKAEFTDDTSVFSTGPRNGMHTFDNASLFIDHPEAEIKDTDLLDIAPTILKLLEIDYNRSKYDGAALL